A stretch of DNA from Agrobacterium cucumeris:
CCCTGCACCACATTGCCGGCCCAGATCATGAATTGTTGCGGCATGGACTTGTCGAGGCCGAGTTCGGTCCTCATGGCTTCGATCTGTTCCGGTTGCGCCATGTCGCCCAGCATCAGGGCAGCCGGATCGCCCGGAATGAAGCGGATGAGCGCAAAGACCGTGATCGACACGAATGCGATCGTCGGCAGCGCCATCAAAAGACGGCTCAGTATGAATCTTATCATCGGTTCCCCACGATTGATGGCCGGGAATGACATCCCGCCTCTATCGGTTTCGTTGCTTGCGACTATGACGGATTGAGAAATATCACGCAATATTATGCGTAAATGTCATATGTCTATGCAGAATGGCGGCGCGTTTCTTCCTGATGAGGACAATGAGATTTTCCGCCCAAAATCCCGTTTTCAGTCGATTTTTTGCGAAAGCTGGATTTCCCGCTTCAGGGCATCGCTCAGTGCCTGCGCCGCGATGGACAAGGGTGCACCGGAAGCGCGGGCAAGACCGAATTCCTGTGTCGCCTGCGGAACGAATGGTCGGGCGACAACGGGAAGGTGCCGGTAGAGGTTAGCATAAAAACTGCTGATGATCGTTACCCCCAACCCGTGCGCCACATAGGCGCAGGCGGAACTGTTGGTATGGGTCTCGATCTTCACCATCGGCTTGACGCCGGCCTTCTTGAACACCTGATCGAGCGCCATGCGGTTCGGCCGCTGCCGGCCAATCAGGATGAGCGGAACATTGCGCAGATCCTTGACGGTGATTTCAGTGAGTTCAGCCAGCGGATGATCCTCCCGGACCACGCAGACGCTCTTGCCGGTCGCAACACGTTCGACATCGATGCCCGGCCCGATCTCACCTTCCATCCGCAGGAAACCGAGATCGATCACCCGCTCGCCCACCAGCTTGTTGATGGCGGTGGTCGTCTCGAAGAAGGTTTCGATACGCACGCCGGGAAAATCCCGGACATAATCGATCAGCATGGCGGGCGCGAAGTTTTCCCACATGCTGCTCGGTAGGCCGATGCGAACGATTTCCGGGCCGGCCGCACCATTGCGCAGATCTTCGGCGTGGCCGGACATGCGATCGACGGCGAGCAGCACGTTTTCGGCATCACGGGCAAGAAGTGCGGCTTCCGGCGTCGGAATGAGCCGCCCTTTGTCACGGGCAAACAGTGTCAGCGACAGATCCGATTCGAGCTGCGCCAGAAGCCGGCTGACACCGGACTGGCTGAGACCCATGGCCTTGGCCGTGGCAATGGTCGAGCCGGTGGAAAGAAGCGTGCGCAGGACTTCGAGCTGCTTGATGTTCATGAGGCCAGCACCATGGATGAAAAACGCGCCTGTATCGGTTCAAACCTTTTGCCGCCGATAGCGCTTCCTGTCACCGGTTTTTTATCCTACCCGCGACAGCGACCTACAATTTCACCTCATAGACCGTGTCATGGGTGGCCACGCGTGCCTCTCCCGATGGCGTCACCCAGCCGCGAAACATGCCGGATGTATTATAGGGCGCGGATATGCCGCCTTCGGCATCGATCGCCACTAGCCCGGCACCGATATTGTAGGGGGCCAGATCCTTGTGCACGAGATTGCCGGCGGCGGTCTCCAGATCCTGCCCAAGATAGGCAACGCGGGACGCGATCTCGTGGCCGACGACATAACGGATGAAAAACTCGCCCTTGCCGGTGCCCGAGACCGCACAGGCGCCATCCCGCGCATAGGTGCCGGCGCCGATCACCGGGCTGTCTCCCACCCGGCCGTCCGGCTTGTTGGTGTAACCGCCGGTCGAGGTGGCCGCAGCAAGATGCCCCGCCGCATCGAGCGCCACTGCGCCGACGGTCCCGTGCTTTTCGTTTTCAGTCGCTTCCGTGCCTGTGGCGGCGTGGCGCTTCATCGCCGCCAGTGCCTCCACGCGCTTTTGCGTGGTGAAGTAGGATTGAGGCTCGGTGGCTAGCCCCTTTTCCCTGGCGAAGCGGTCCGCCGCCTCACCCGTCAGGTAGACGGCACGCTCATCCACCATCAGCGCACGCGCCGCCTTCACCGGGTTGCGGATGGCGCGGGACGCGCTGATCGCGCCCGCCGCAAGTGTGGCACCATCCATGATGGATGCATCGAGTTCGTGAATGCCGTTTTCGTTGAGTGCGGCACCATGCCCGGCATTAAAATGCGGGCTGTCCTCCATGACAACGACCGCCGCCTCGACCGCCTCAAGCGCGCTTCCGCCAGCCTTCAGCACGCCGTAGCCGGCACGCAGCGCCGCTGCCAGATCATCGCGCGCAGCAGCCCACTCCTCAGACGTCATGCTGTCTTCCGGCATCACGCCGCAACCACCATGGATGGCCAGTGCGATCTTCGTCATGTGCTCACTCCTTCGTCACCCCACTCCGGCAGGGCCTCTTACCATCAATGAAAGGCGATATCGCCGATGACCCGTACGCGCACTCTGCGAGCGCCGCCCGGCAGATAGGCGATCGGGATATCCTCCACCTCAAGCGTCTTGAGGCTCGCCCGCTCCGCGCCAGACGCAACGGCTGCGTTCTGCGCCTCGGTCTCGGCTTTTGCAAGCAACTGTTCCGCAAGCTGGATTGCAAACGCCGTGCGGAGGCGATCCGCGCGGCAAAAACACTGGGTTGGCTGTAAGGCTCAGCGGTTGTTCTTCTTGCGCCATTCGGCAAAAGCCGTCTGGTGTTCTTCCTTGGTGCAGGGGTAAAGCCCGATGATCGTCTGGCCGGCCTTGACCTGCTCCACCACGAAATCCTCATAAGCCGTCATTTCCACCGCCTCGGTGGCGATCTCGTCGGCAATGCCGGCGGGAATGACGATGACGCAGTCCGCATCGCCAACGATGATGTCGCCGGGAAAGACAGGCGCGTCGCCGCAGCCGATCGGGCCGTTGATCTCGATCGCCTCATGTTTGGTGAGGTTGGTCGGGCTGGAAGGCCGGGTGTGATAGGCCGGAATATCCAGTTCGGCGATGGTGGCGGCGTCGCGGAAACCCCCATCGCTGACGATGCCGGCACCGCCGCGCACCATAAGGCGCGTTACCAGAATATCGCCGGCCGAGGCGGCGCTTGCATCCTTGCGGCTGTCGATCACCATCACATGGCCCGGCGGGCAGGTTTCGATGGCAACGCGTTGCGGATGGGCGGGATTGCGAAATTCCACGAGCTGGTTGCGGTCCTCGCGTGCGGGCATGTAACGCAGCGTAAATGCCGGCCCGACCATGTTGGTGCCCTTATAGCCGAGCGGATGTACGCCCTGTATGACCTGGTTTCGCAGGCCACGCTTGTAAAGCGCTGTCGCCAGCGTGGCGACGGAAATGGTTTTCAGCTTGTCGCGGGTCTCTTGGTTCATCCCGGTCTCTCCTGTCATTCTATATCATTGGCGAGGGCTCTGCCCTGCTCGTGGCTTCAATAAATATCCGGCTCACCAGCCGAGCGGCCGAAATCGGTCTGCAGGAAGTCGAAATCGCACCCCTGATCGGCCTGGCTCACATGTTTGGAAAAGATGTAACCGTAGCCGCGCTCATAGCGCCGCGGCGGCGCCTGCCAGGCGGCCCGGCGGCTGGCGAGCTCCTCATCGCTGACCAACATGTCAAGGCGGCGCTGCGGAAGGTCGAGCCGTACGATATCACCTGACTTCAGCAAGGCGAGCGGCCCGCCGATGAAACTCTCCGGCGCGACATGCAGCACGCAGGCGCCATAAGAAGTGCCGGACATGCGGGCATCGGAGATGCGCAACATGTCGCGATGGCCTTTCTTGATCAGCGCCTTGGGGATCGGCAGCATGCCCCACTCTGGAAAACCGGGGCCGCCGAGCGGACCGGCATTGCGCAGCACCAGCACATGATCCGGCGTCACATCGAGATTTTCATCGTCGATTGCCGCCTTCATCTCGGGATAGCTGTCAAAAACCAGCGCCGGGCCTTCATGGATGTGAAATTTCGGATCGCAGGCGGCGGGTTTGATGACCGCTCCATCCGGACAGAGATTGCCGCGCAAAACAGCGAGTGAGCCTTCCGCATAGACCGGATTGTCGAGCGAACGGATCACATCGTCATTATAAACCTTCGCGCCCTCGAGATTTTCACCCATGCTGCGGCCGGTCACCGTGAGAGAAGAGCAGTCAAGCCGGCTTTCAAGCTGCTTCATCAGGGCGCGCAAACCGCCCGCATAATAAAAATCCTCCATCAGATAGTCTTTGCCCGAGGGGCGGACATTGGCGATGAGCGGCGTGACACGGCCAAGCTCGTCCAGCTCATCGAGCGTCATCGGCACACCGGCGCGGCGCGCCATGGCGATGAGGTGAACGACTGCATTGGTGGAGCAGCCGGTCGCCATGGCAACGATGGCGGCATTGCGGAATGCAGCCGCCGTCAGAATGCGATCCGGGGTCAGATCCTCACCCACCATTTCCACGATGCGGCGGCCGCAGCCTGCCGACATGCGCTGGTGTTCGGCATCAACAGCCGGAATGGAGGATGCGCCCGGCAGCGTCAGGCCCAGCGCATCGGTAATCGCCGTCATGGTCGATGCCGTGCCCATGGTCATGCAGACACCGGCGGAACGGGCGATGCCGCCCTGCAGCCCACGCCATTCCTCGTCACTGACATTGCCAGCCCGGCGTTCGTCCCAATATTTCCAGGCGTCGGAACCGGAACCCAGCACCTTGCCGGCATAATTGCCGCGCAGCATCGGCCCGGCCGGCAGATAGATCATCGGTACGCCGGCCGAAATCGCGCCCATGACAAGGCCGGGCGTCGTCTTGTCGCAACCACCCATCAGCACCACGCCGTCAAGCGGATGCGAGCGGATCATCTCTTCCGTCTCCATCGCCAGCATGTTGCGATAGAGCATCGAGGTCGGCTTGGTGAAACTCTCATCGACCGAAAGCGATGGCATTTCCACCGGGAAGCCGCCCGCCTGCAAGACACCGCGCTTCACATCCTTCACACGTTCGGGAAAATGCGAATGGCAGGTGTTCAATTCGGACCAGGTGTTGAGGATGCCGATGACGGGTTTGCCGACAAAATCTTCCTCCGCATAACCGAGCTGCATCATGCGGGAGCGGTGGCCGAAACTGCGCAGGTCATCGGGTGCGAACCAGCGGTCGGATCTCAATTTTCTGTCGGTCATGTCAGACTTTCCGCGAAACGGGCGTCTCAGGCGCCCAACCTTTATAGAGATCGTCACCCTCGCTCAGCGGCAACCGCACGGGCTGCCCCTGCCGTACCGACTTATAGATGGCGGTGACGAGTTCGATGGAACGCAACCCGTCGGCAACGGTCACTTCATTGCCGCCCCTGCCCTTGATCGCATCGGCGATGGCTTCGAGGAAACCGGCAAAACCATCCAGCCCCGTACCGACCCGCGCCAGAACCGCATCGATCTCCTGCTGCGTCGTCGGCGCGCGGGCAGTGAAGTGCCACGTGTCCTCGGCCGGCGCATAGGGTTTGGTGCCGCTTTCAGCGGTCAGCCCCTCGAAACAGAAACGCAGCCGCGACGTGTCATTGCCAGCGCCAAGCGTCACGGAGCTCGTCACCAGCGCACCGCTTTTCATGCGCAGGCTGATGGCTGCACAATCTTCCGTTTCAATGGTGTTCACCCGCGTATCGGCGAAGGCAAACACCTCCTCGACCGGGCCGAGCACGTGGCAGATAAGATCATGGGCATGGATGGCATGCCCGAGCGTCGCGCCGCCACATTCACCCTTCCAGGTGCCGCGCCATGGAATTGAATAATAGTCAGCACCACGGTTCCAGTGCACTTCGGAACTGGCGACAAAGGCCTTGCCGGCAAGGCCGGCATCGATCAGTGCACGCAGCTGCCGCATGGCGTGGCCGAACCGGTACTGGAACACCGGAAACACCTGCCGTCCGGTGTTTCTCACCGAAACAAGCAGCGCATGCGCCTCCTCCAGTGAGCGCACCAGCGGCTTTTCGCAGATCACATCCTTGCCGGCGGCATGGGCCTGCAGGGCAACCGGAAAATGCAGGTGCGGCGGCAGGCAGATATCGATCAGCGAAATGCTGTCATCCGCCAGCACCTCCTCAAGACTTGCCGTCACCTTTATCGAGGGATCATCCTCGGCGAGCTTGCGCGCCCGCTCCAGATCGAGATCGCAGATGGCCTTTACCGTAAAGCGGCCTGGAAGCGCGCGATAGCCCTTGAGATGCAACGCGCCGATGCCCGCGCCGATGATTGCAACGCCGATCATGCCGTTCTCCCTTCGGCTTTTGCCTGCGCCTTCAGCGCCAGCTCACACACCCTGAAAGCGTGAGCCTGAGGCACGGCGGTTTCGGTGCGGTTGCGGATATCGGCGGACAGGCGGTCGAAATAGGGCAGGCCGGCATCCGAGGCATCTATGTATTCGCAGCGGTCGCCATTGACGAGAATAAGCCTGTCCGTGCCCGGCTTGTTGCCGAGATCGACATATTTCCGTAGCTCGATATAGCCTTCCGTTCCCAAAATGGTCAGGCGGCCATCGCCCCAGGTGGGCAGCGCATCCGGCGTGTACCAGTCGACACGAATATAGCCATGGCCGCGATCACCGCGCAGCAGCACCTCGCCGAAATCCTGCAAGCCCGGATCGCCGGGATTGGCATAATTCGCGACTGTCGCAGAAACGACTTCCACATCCGTCGAGCCGGTGAAGAACATGAACTGGTCGATCTGGTGGCTGGCAATATCGGTGAGGATACCACCATAGGATTCCAGATCGAAAAACCAGTCGGCGCGCAGCGCCCGGTTGAGACGGTGCGGCCCCGTGCCAATGGTCTGCACCACCCGGCCGATAGCGCCCGCCGCCACCAGTTCCGTCGCCTTCGTCACGCTCGGCACTTCGAAACGCTCCGAAAAATTCACCGACCAGATGCGTTTCGTGCGGGCCACGGTGGCGCGCAGCTGCTCCAGCTGGGCAAGCGTGGTGCATCCCGGCTTGTCCGACATCACATCCTTGCCCGCTTCCATGGCACGAACGGCAAGGTCGGCGCGCTTCTTCGGAACATCGGCAATCAGGACGAGATCGATGGTCGGATCGGCAAGAATTTCTTCAACGCTCTCCACACGCGGAACATCGGGGAAGCGCTTCAGGAAACCCTCCACAATTTCGGGTTCGCCTTCCGTCCACCAGCCGGCAAATTCCGCGCCGGCATTCAGCATGTTCTGTGACATGCCGAAAATATGCCGGTGCTCGATACCGAGAGCCGCAAACTTGATCGGTTTAGTCATTGCGCAGTTCCACTTCCTTGCCGCCTTCGGCAGATTTGACGATTGCATCGATCAGTCGGTGAGAAAGGAGCGCGGCCTCACCGGTCACCACCGGCTCCCGCTCCAAAACAAGGGCATCGACAAAATCCTCGATAATGCCCTGATGCCATTCATGGGTGAACGCCATGGGA
This window harbors:
- a CDS encoding Gfo/Idh/MocA family protein, producing MIGVAIIGAGIGALHLKGYRALPGRFTVKAICDLDLERARKLAEDDPSIKVTASLEEVLADDSISLIDICLPPHLHFPVALQAHAAGKDVICEKPLVRSLEEAHALLVSVRNTGRQVFPVFQYRFGHAMRQLRALIDAGLAGKAFVASSEVHWNRGADYYSIPWRGTWKGECGGATLGHAIHAHDLICHVLGPVEEVFAFADTRVNTIETEDCAAISLRMKSGALVTSSVTLGAGNDTSRLRFCFEGLTAESGTKPYAPAEDTWHFTARAPTTQQEIDAVLARVGTGLDGFAGFLEAIADAIKGRGGNEVTVADGLRSIELVTAIYKSVRQGQPVRLPLSEGDDLYKGWAPETPVSRKV
- the araD gene encoding L-arabinonate dehydratase; the protein is MTDRKLRSDRWFAPDDLRSFGHRSRMMQLGYAEEDFVGKPVIGILNTWSELNTCHSHFPERVKDVKRGVLQAGGFPVEMPSLSVDESFTKPTSMLYRNMLAMETEEMIRSHPLDGVVLMGGCDKTTPGLVMGAISAGVPMIYLPAGPMLRGNYAGKVLGSGSDAWKYWDERRAGNVSDEEWRGLQGGIARSAGVCMTMGTASTMTAITDALGLTLPGASSIPAVDAEHQRMSAGCGRRIVEMVGEDLTPDRILTAAAFRNAAIVAMATGCSTNAVVHLIAMARRAGVPMTLDELDELGRVTPLIANVRPSGKDYLMEDFYYAGGLRALMKQLESRLDCSSLTVTGRSMGENLEGAKVYNDDVIRSLDNPVYAEGSLAVLRGNLCPDGAVIKPAACDPKFHIHEGPALVFDSYPEMKAAIDDENLDVTPDHVLVLRNAGPLGGPGFPEWGMLPIPKALIKKGHRDMLRISDARMSGTSYGACVLHVAPESFIGGPLALLKSGDIVRLDLPQRRLDMLVSDEELASRRAAWQAPPRRYERGYGYIFSKHVSQADQGCDFDFLQTDFGRSAGEPDIY
- a CDS encoding LysR family transcriptional regulator; its protein translation is MNIKQLEVLRTLLSTGSTIATAKAMGLSQSGVSRLLAQLESDLSLTLFARDKGRLIPTPEAALLARDAENVLLAVDRMSGHAEDLRNGAAGPEIVRIGLPSSMWENFAPAMLIDYVRDFPGVRIETFFETTTAINKLVGERVIDLGFLRMEGEIGPGIDVERVATGKSVCVVREDHPLAELTEITVKDLRNVPLILIGRQRPNRMALDQVFKKAGVKPMVKIETHTNSSACAYVAHGLGVTIISSFYANLYRHLPVVARPFVPQATQEFGLARASGAPLSIAAQALSDALKREIQLSQKID
- a CDS encoding isoaspartyl peptidase/L-asparaginase family protein, which translates into the protein MTKIALAIHGGCGVMPEDSMTSEEWAAARDDLAAALRAGYGVLKAGGSALEAVEAAVVVMEDSPHFNAGHGAALNENGIHELDASIMDGATLAAGAISASRAIRNPVKAARALMVDERAVYLTGEAADRFAREKGLATEPQSYFTTQKRVEALAAMKRHAATGTEATENEKHGTVGAVALDAAGHLAAATSTGGYTNKPDGRVGDSPVIGAGTYARDGACAVSGTGKGEFFIRYVVGHEIASRVAYLGQDLETAAGNLVHKDLAPYNIGAGLVAIDAEGGISAPYNTSGMFRGWVTPSGEARVATHDTVYEVKL
- a CDS encoding Gfo/Idh/MocA family protein is translated as MTKPIKFAALGIEHRHIFGMSQNMLNAGAEFAGWWTEGEPEIVEGFLKRFPDVPRVESVEEILADPTIDLVLIADVPKKRADLAVRAMEAGKDVMSDKPGCTTLAQLEQLRATVARTKRIWSVNFSERFEVPSVTKATELVAAGAIGRVVQTIGTGPHRLNRALRADWFFDLESYGGILTDIASHQIDQFMFFTGSTDVEVVSATVANYANPGDPGLQDFGEVLLRGDRGHGYIRVDWYTPDALPTWGDGRLTILGTEGYIELRKYVDLGNKPGTDRLILVNGDRCEYIDASDAGLPYFDRLSADIRNRTETAVPQAHAFRVCELALKAQAKAEGRTA
- a CDS encoding ribonuclease activity regulator RraA, translated to MNQETRDKLKTISVATLATALYKRGLRNQVIQGVHPLGYKGTNMVGPAFTLRYMPAREDRNQLVEFRNPAHPQRVAIETCPPGHVMVIDSRKDASAASAGDILVTRLMVRGGAGIVSDGGFRDAATIAELDIPAYHTRPSSPTNLTKHEAIEINGPIGCGDAPVFPGDIIVGDADCVIVIPAGIADEIATEAVEMTAYEDFVVEQVKAGQTIIGLYPCTKEEHQTAFAEWRKKNNR